The bacterium region TCTCGCCCCGTGAGACCCCGAGCTGCTTCAAGATGCGCACCGCGGCTTCCGCCGACGCGGGCAGGGCGGCAGCATCGCTCCAACTGACGTTGGGCGGCTTCGGGGTCCACGAGGACGCGAGGGCATACTCGCCATAGCCCCCTAGACCGAGCAGGAGACTGGCGACTTCGTCCCCCTCCTGGACTCCCGAGACGGACGGCCCAAGCGCCGCGACCACCCCAGCCGCCTCGAACCCGAGAACTGCGTCGGGTGGAAGCGGGAACACGGCCCGGAGGTCGCCACGCCGGATCTGCAGATCGGTGGGCATAATCCCCGCGGCCTTGACTCGGATGCGCACCTGGCCAGGGCCCGGCTCGGGCATCGGTACGTCTCTCCAGACGAGGACATTTGGGGGTCCGTACTGGGTGAGGACGACAGCTTTGGGCATGGACGTTCCCTCCACAGAGGCGCATGTTTGGGCGGTGAGTTCGACAGGACCGAATCGATCTAGCAACGCTTTCAGGATTTGTGAGGGCCCCGCACTCTACAGCCTATGACTAGATAAAATTGGTGATGCCCGTTCAGATCTCCGGGTTATCCTTTTGCCGCGCCCAGGACATTCCCCAGGACATCGAGGATCTGGGTTTCCACATACTGACGCGTGACCTGTTCTATCGGCAGCGTATCGGTGATCTCGGCGCACCCTTGGCCGTTTGGCATCAACGTGCTCTGGGCAATATGCACCTTGGCGGTTGAGGCGTCTCTCCAAAAAGAGACGTAGGGGCAACACGAAGTCGTGTATGCCGACCGCCGCAGCAACGGCGGGTAGAGATGCATGATGATCTGCTGCCCGGGGGCGATGAGGATCTCGTACTCCTGGCCTCTCCGCTCCAGCTCCGCTCCGATCTCCTCCATGGCGGGACGAATGATGTGGCGCGCAAGCCGGTCGAACGCTTCAACGATGGCCTCTTGCCGGGCTTCGTCCGGCGGGGAGACCGGCTCCCTCGGCGCCTGCGCCTCGTATTTCGTCAGCAGATCGTTCAGGCGGAATCTCGGGTCATCCAGGTTCAGCATGGCACACCTCTCAATCGTCCTCGCACCCGAATCAAGCTGGCGGGGGGCTGGACGCCACGCGCCAGCCCCCCGCTGCTTCATTGTCCCCTCGGGTCTTCCGAACTGAACTACCAGGGTCTCGTGTCGCCTGTCCCGGTGGGATCCCACAGTGTGGACTTTGTGATCCGCTCGTCGACACCGAGCGCGCGGAGCCGGGCGGCATCCCCGCTCTTGATGGCCGCCTTCTCGTCGGCGGTCAAATCGTAGCCGGCCAGCGCCGCCTCAGGGTTCTCCT contains the following coding sequences:
- a CDS encoding Os1348 family NHLP clan protein, with the protein product MSKAGLESFVQKAVGDEAFRRQMKENPEAALAGYDLTADEKAAIKSGDAARLRALGVDERITKSTLWDPTGTGDTRPW